GGACGACCCGGAGGGCCGGCGCAACCTCAACGACCTGCTGGAGGGCAAGCGGCCGGGCAAGCAGAACCGGCTCTTCCACGTCGGCCGGCTGGACACCGAGACCGACGGCCTCATCATCTTGACCAACGACGGCGACTTCGCCCACAAGCTGGCGCACCCCTCCTACGAGGTGCCGAAGACCTACCTCGCCGAGGTCGCCGGCCAGATGCACCCCGCGACCGTCAAGCGGCTCCGCGAGGGGATCGTGCTGGACGACGGCCCGGTCCGGCCCAGCTCCGTGAAGCTCGTCTCGACGGCGGAGGACCGCTCGCTGGTCAAGCTGACGCTGCACGAGGGCCGCAACCACATCGTGCGCCGTACGATGGAGGCCGTCGGCCACCCCGTGCGGAAGCTCTCGCGGACCGGGATCGGCCCGGTGCGGCTGGGCAACCTCAAGAGCGGGGACCTGCGCGACCTCACCCGGGACGAGCTCGGCGGCCTGCTCGACCTGATCAACGACTGACCAGGCTCCGTCACCGGGCACCCGGGCACACCGAGCGAGGAGGGCGATGGACCGCCGGATCTACGGTCTCGAGACCGAGTACGGCGTCGCCTGCACGTCCGGGGGGACGCGGCGGCTCACCCCGGACGAGGTGGCGCGCTACCTGTTCCGGCGGGTCGTCACGTGGGGCCGCAGCAGCAACGTCTTCCTCCGCAACGGCTCGCGCATCTACCTCGACGTCGGCTCCCACCCGGAGTACGCCACCGCTGAGTGCGACGACCTGGTGCAGCTGGTCGACCACGACCGGGCGGGCGAGCGGATCCTCGAGGACCTCATCGTCGACGCCGAGCAGCGGCTGGCCAGCGAGGGCATCACCGGTGACATCTACCTGTTCAAGAACAACACCGACAGCCACGGCAACTCCTACGGCTGCCACGAGAACTACCTGATCAGCCGGGTCGGCGACTTCTCCAAGATCACCGACGTGCTGGTGCCCTTCCTCGTCTCCCGCCAGCTGATCTGCGGCGCCGGCAAGGTGCTGCACACGGCGCGCGGGGCGGAGTTCAGCGTCAGCCAGCGGGCCGAGCACATCTGGGAGAGCGTCTCGTCGGCGACCACCCGCAGCCGCCCGATCATCAACACCCGCGACGAGCCGCACGCCGACCCGGAGCGCTACCGGCGGCTGCACGTCATCGTCGGCGACTCGAACATGAGCGAGACGACGACGCTGCTCAAGGTCGGCACGGCCGAGCTGGTGCTGCGGCTCATCGAGGCCGGCGTGCCGATGCGGGACTTCACGCTGGAGAACCCGATCCGGGCCATCCGTGACATGAGCCGCGACCGGACCGGTCAGGTGCAGGTCGCGCTGGCCAACGGTCGGCGCATCTCGGCCCTGGAGCTGCAGACCGAGTACTACGAGAAGGTCGCCGAGTTCGTGGCCCGCGGCAACCTGGGCACGCCGGTGGTCGACCGGGTGCTGGACCTGTGGGAGCGCACGCTGCGCGCGGTCGCCGAGGACAAGCTGGCCCTGGTCGACACCGAGGTCGACTGGGCGATCAAGCTCAAGCTGCTGGACCGCTACGCCGCCAAGCACGGCCTGAGCCTCGCGGACCCCCGGATCGCCCAGCTGGACCTCGCCTACCACGACATCCGTCGTGGCCGCGGGCTGTTCTCCATCCTGCAGGAGCGCGGGCAGGCGGCCCGGGTGACCACCGAGCCTGCCGTCTTCCGGGCCAAGTCGGTGCCGCCGCAGACCACCCGGGCCAAGCTGCGCGGCGACTTCATCCGGGCCGCGCAGGAGGGCCGCAACGACTACACGGTCGACTGGGTGCACCTGAAGCTCAACGACCAGGCGCAG
The window above is part of the Friedmanniella luteola genome. Proteins encoded here:
- a CDS encoding pseudouridine synthase, producing the protein MNDDNDDQGGIRLQKVLAAAGLASRRACEIMISEGRVEVNGKLVLEQGLRVDPESDVIRVDGSRIPPPRRHLYLVLNKPRGVVSTMDDPEGRRNLNDLLEGKRPGKQNRLFHVGRLDTETDGLIILTNDGDFAHKLAHPSYEVPKTYLAEVAGQMHPATVKRLREGIVLDDGPVRPSSVKLVSTAEDRSLVKLTLHEGRNHIVRRTMEAVGHPVRKLSRTGIGPVRLGNLKSGDLRDLTRDELGGLLDLIND
- the pafA gene encoding Pup--protein ligase, with amino-acid sequence MDRRIYGLETEYGVACTSGGTRRLTPDEVARYLFRRVVTWGRSSNVFLRNGSRIYLDVGSHPEYATAECDDLVQLVDHDRAGERILEDLIVDAEQRLASEGITGDIYLFKNNTDSHGNSYGCHENYLISRVGDFSKITDVLVPFLVSRQLICGAGKVLHTARGAEFSVSQRAEHIWESVSSATTRSRPIINTRDEPHADPERYRRLHVIVGDSNMSETTTLLKVGTAELVLRLIEAGVPMRDFTLENPIRAIRDMSRDRTGQVQVALANGRRISALELQTEYYEKVAEFVARGNLGTPVVDRVLDLWERTLRAVAEDKLALVDTEVDWAIKLKLLDRYAAKHGLSLADPRIAQLDLAYHDIRRGRGLFSILQERGQAARVTTEPAVFRAKSVPPQTTRAKLRGDFIRAAQEGRNDYTVDWVHLKLNDQAQRTVLCKDPFLAVDERVDRLIASMRRPTF